Proteins encoded within one genomic window of Candidatus Hydrogenedentota bacterium:
- a CDS encoding DUF4411 family protein, whose translation MAYLLDANVFIQAKNLHYGFDFCPAFWEWLEVENGNGNVFSIEKVGDEIKIGSDELAEWAMSQGAGFFLPADAALLTTLGRVSEWVTRQNYEPAAVNTFLQVADYYLVAHALAHGHTVVTHEVPAPSARKVKIPNVCIGLGIRCITPFEMLRIARARFVLERGTNNAQMFLASTHQ comes from the coding sequence ATGGCTTATCTTCTTGACGCCAATGTCTTTATCCAGGCGAAGAATTTACATTACGGTTTCGATTTTTGCCCGGCCTTCTGGGAATGGCTCGAGGTGGAGAATGGAAACGGCAATGTGTTTAGCATCGAGAAAGTTGGCGACGAGATTAAAATCGGCTCGGACGAATTGGCCGAATGGGCGATGTCGCAGGGCGCAGGGTTCTTTTTGCCGGCCGATGCGGCCTTACTGACAACCCTTGGCCGCGTAAGTGAATGGGTCACCCGGCAGAATTATGAACCGGCCGCAGTAAACACGTTTCTGCAGGTGGCCGATTACTACCTTGTGGCCCATGCGTTGGCGCACGGACATACCGTGGTGACGCATGAAGTGCCCGCGCCATCGGCGCGAAAAGTGAAGATTCCCAACGTGTGCATCGGCTTGGGTATTCGTTGCATTACGCCTTTTGAGATGCTTCGCATCGCGCGCGCCCGTTTCGTGCTCGAACGGGGCACGAACAACGCGCAGATGTTTCTTGCAAGCACTCATCAATGA
- a CDS encoding 2-phosphosulfolactate phosphatase, giving the protein MLTHLLEGEAGCAFARARGAVAVVVDALRASATAAALLEAGATAVLAVREVGEALAVKAAWPDALLYGERGGLPPAGFDHGNSPAEAPAARGRRVIFTTTTGAGRMVQCRGARTALMGGPMNASAVCRAAATLAGKDGEVAIISAGLMDEPGYDAQEDRAAAVFLAGRLLGTPGLGAVLGEGRDMHETYTPLLESRGLERLFADAPHAENLRRIGRESDIALCAQVDVFSAAPMAVEDLPQGVLLTAFGLGMETTGGNG; this is encoded by the coding sequence ATGCTGACACATCTGCTTGAGGGGGAGGCCGGATGCGCCTTCGCGCGCGCGCGCGGCGCCGTGGCCGTGGTGGTGGACGCCCTGCGGGCGAGCGCGACGGCGGCGGCCCTGCTGGAGGCGGGCGCCACGGCCGTGCTGGCGGTGCGCGAGGTGGGCGAGGCCCTCGCCGTGAAGGCGGCCTGGCCCGACGCCCTGCTCTACGGGGAGCGGGGCGGCCTGCCGCCCGCGGGTTTTGACCACGGCAACAGCCCCGCCGAGGCGCCCGCCGCGCGCGGGCGGCGCGTCATTTTCACCACCACCACCGGCGCGGGGCGCATGGTGCAGTGCCGGGGCGCGCGGACCGCGCTGATGGGCGGGCCGATGAACGCCTCGGCCGTCTGCCGCGCCGCCGCGACGCTGGCGGGAAAGGACGGCGAGGTGGCAATCATCTCCGCGGGACTCATGGACGAGCCCGGCTATGACGCGCAGGAGGACCGGGCCGCCGCCGTGTTCCTCGCCGGGCGGCTGCTGGGAACACCCGGCCTGGGGGCGGTTTTGGGCGAGGGCCGGGACATGCATGAAACGTACACGCCCCTGCTGGAAAGCCGCGGGCTGGAACGCCTGTTTGCCGATGCGCCCCATGCGGAAAATCTCCGACGCATCGGCAGGGAGTCCGACATTGCCCTGTGCGCCCAAGTGGATGTGTTTTCAGCGGCGCCCATGGCCGTGGAGGACCTTCCCCAGGGCGTGCTGCTCACCGCGTTCGGTCTAGGCATGGAAACCACGGGCGGCAACGGCTGA